One Amycolatopsis thermophila DNA segment encodes these proteins:
- a CDS encoding iron-sulfur cluster assembly protein encodes MITEAQARSALDAVIDPELDEPITDLGFVRSLEVSGASVTVHLRLPTSFCSPNFAYLMASDAKDALSALPGAGEVAVFLDDHHDSDLINRGLAADAGYRGTFGDEAEDSLADLRAIFRRKAHTAAMERVLTALLRANRELREEDLHDVVLGDLPPGAATAALLRRREALGLDTAPSAFVLVDDDGNRYPRSEVPLRLRFARSIRISIDGNSHFCRGLLRTRYPESAADQSPVKEKVS; translated from the coding sequence ATGATCACCGAAGCACAGGCTCGGTCGGCGCTGGACGCGGTGATCGACCCCGAACTGGACGAGCCCATCACCGATCTCGGGTTCGTGCGGTCGCTGGAGGTGTCCGGCGCCTCGGTGACGGTGCACCTGCGGCTGCCGACGTCGTTCTGCTCGCCCAACTTCGCCTACCTGATGGCCTCCGACGCGAAGGACGCCCTGTCGGCGCTGCCCGGCGCGGGCGAGGTGGCGGTGTTCCTCGACGACCACCACGACTCGGACCTCATCAACCGCGGCCTGGCCGCCGACGCCGGGTACCGCGGCACGTTCGGCGACGAGGCGGAGGACAGCCTGGCGGACCTGCGCGCGATCTTCCGCCGCAAGGCCCACACCGCGGCGATGGAACGCGTGCTCACCGCGTTGCTGCGGGCGAACCGCGAACTGCGCGAGGAGGACCTGCACGACGTCGTCCTCGGCGACCTGCCGCCCGGTGCGGCCACCGCCGCGCTGCTGCGGCGGCGCGAGGCGCTCGGGCTGGACACCGCGCCGTCCGCGTTCGTGCTCGTCGACGACGACGGGAACCGGTATCCGCGCTCGGAGGTCCCGCTGCGGTTGCGGTTCGCGCGGTCCATCCGCATCTCGATCGACGGCAATTCCCACTTCTGCCGCGGCCTGCTCCGGACGCGCTACCCGGAGTCCGCGGCCGACCAGTCACCCGTGAAGGAGAAGGTGTCGTGA
- a CDS encoding NAD(P)-dependent alcohol dehydrogenase, with the protein MKAVQVVGYHENLRMTEVPQPQVTGPFDVIVRIGGAGVCRTDIHILEGQWAQKSGVTLPYTIGHENAGWVHAVGSAVTNVAEGDKVIVHPLITCGLCRACRSGDDVHCSASQFPGIDTHGGYAEYLKTSARSVVRIDDALEPADVAALADAGLTAYHAAAKAARRLRPGDRCVVIGAGGLGHIGIQVLKALTAAELVVVDRNPDAVELAVSIGADHGVVAQGRHVEEVLDLTGGAGAEVVLDFVGEGGATRDGVAMLRRAGDYHVVGYGENIDVPTIDIISTEINFIGNLVGSYTDLCELMVLAAQGRVRLHTTKYPLEGFQDALDDLGAGRIRGRAILTP; encoded by the coding sequence GTGAAGGCAGTCCAGGTCGTGGGGTACCACGAGAACCTGCGCATGACCGAGGTGCCGCAGCCGCAGGTCACCGGCCCGTTCGACGTGATCGTGCGGATCGGCGGCGCCGGGGTGTGCCGCACCGACATCCACATCCTGGAAGGGCAGTGGGCGCAGAAGTCCGGTGTCACCCTGCCGTACACGATCGGTCACGAGAACGCCGGATGGGTGCACGCCGTCGGCAGCGCCGTCACCAACGTGGCCGAGGGCGACAAGGTGATCGTGCACCCGCTGATCACCTGCGGCCTGTGCCGGGCCTGCCGGTCGGGTGACGACGTGCACTGCTCGGCGAGCCAGTTCCCGGGCATCGACACCCACGGCGGCTACGCGGAGTACCTGAAGACGTCGGCCCGCAGCGTGGTGCGGATCGACGACGCGCTGGAACCGGCGGACGTCGCGGCCCTGGCCGACGCGGGGCTGACCGCCTACCACGCGGCGGCGAAGGCGGCGCGCCGGCTGCGGCCGGGGGACCGGTGCGTGGTGATCGGCGCGGGCGGGCTCGGGCACATCGGCATCCAGGTGCTGAAGGCGCTGACGGCGGCCGAGCTGGTGGTGGTGGACCGCAACCCGGACGCGGTCGAGCTGGCCGTGTCGATCGGCGCCGACCACGGGGTCGTCGCCCAGGGGCGGCACGTCGAGGAGGTGCTGGACCTGACCGGCGGCGCCGGGGCCGAGGTCGTGCTGGACTTCGTCGGCGAGGGCGGCGCCACCCGCGACGGCGTCGCGATGCTGCGCCGGGCTGGCGACTACCACGTGGTCGGGTACGGGGAGAACATCGACGTGCCGACCATCGACATCATCTCCACGGAGATCAACTTCATCGGCAACCTGGTCGGGTCGTACACGGACCTGTGCGAGCTGATGGTGCTGGCGGCGCAGGGCAGGGTGCGGCTGCACACGACGAAGTACCCGCTGGAGGGGTTCCAGGACGCGCTCGACGACCTCGGCGCCGGGCGGATCCGGGGGCGGGCGATCCTCACGCCGTGA